A portion of the Camelus ferus isolate YT-003-E chromosome 16, BCGSAC_Cfer_1.0, whole genome shotgun sequence genome contains these proteins:
- the EME1 gene encoding LOW QUALITY PROTEIN: crossover junction endonuclease EME1 (The sequence of the model RefSeq protein was modified relative to this genomic sequence to represent the inferred CDS: deleted 1 base in 1 codon) — MALKKSSLSLDSSESDSEELPTFAFLKKEPSSAKRREPQKEEEIVVVDISDSEASCPPSPKWKDPPPVPDTAQTVSQTEPVRVLSSGSDDEEEFIPLAERLTCRFLTHKQLSPEDSSSPAKSVLAHQTNEGASCDWQNQPFPRITYIPPHDTLARRASKCKDPMLDHPCHRLPACPTTCCVQSNSLTVAQTNEEVPPPQKRTKHNQKVQKRDSQRCQQRGLASQKESTLRQQERKKKAALVNRLKAQRPEECLKHIVVLLDPVLLQMEGGGQLLGALQSMECSCVIEAQAVPRSISWRRRAGPAEDGEDWVEEPMILVLLLAEAFVPMIYNFKQRTLGSTEEGKETLQSFVTDITARTAGKAVSLVVVDQENCFSAPNPPRRRKQGVATREQAKEKRKERQLEANTAAGVTRVDIEEALVDLQLHTEAQARIVQSWKELANFACTFTKAVAEAPFKKLRDQTSFSFCLESDWAGGAKVDRCGRGLALVWKRQIQQLNRVSLEMASAVVDTYPSPQLLIQAYKRCISEQERQNLLADIQVRRGEGVTATSRRIGPELSRRIYLQMTALQPDLSLDTAD, encoded by the exons ATGGCTCTAAAGAAGTCATCACTCTCACTGGATTCCAGTGAGAGTGACTCTGAGGAGTTGCCAACATTTGCCTTCCTGAAGAAGGAACCATCTTCAGCAAAGAGGAGGGAGcctcagaaagaggaggagatTGTAGTGGTTGACATCTCAGATTCTGAGGCCTCCTGTCCTCCATCACCAAAATGGAAAGATCCACCACCTGTCCCAGACACAGCTCAAACTGTCTCACAAACAGAGCCAGTTAGGGTGCTAAGCAGTGGAAGTGACGATGAGGAGGAATTTATTCCCCTGGCTGAGAGACTTACTTGTAGATTTTTGACCCACAAGCAGCTGAGCCCTGAGGACTCCAGCTCCCCAGCTAAAAGTGTTTTGGCTCATCAGACTAATGAAGGAGCATCATGTGACTGGCAAAACCAGCCCTTTCCAAGGATCACTTATATTCCCCCCCATGACACCTTAGCAAGGCGTGCATCCAAGTGCAAGGACCCTATGTTAGACCATCCATGCCATCGGCTTCCAGCCTGCCCAACTACCTGCTGTGTCCAGAGCAACAGCTTGACAGTAGCCCAAACAAATGAAGAGGTACCCCCGCCTCAGAAGAGAACCAAGCATAATCAGAAGGTCCAGAAGAGAGACTCCCAGAGATGCCAGCAGCGGGGACTAGCAAGCCAGAAGGAAAGCACCCTGAggcaacaggaaaggaagaagaaggcagCCCTGGTCAACAGGCTGAAAGCTCAGAGGCCAGAGGAATGCTTAAAGCACATCGTTGTGCTGCTGGATCCAg TGCTCTTACAGATGGAAGGTGGGGGCCAGCTCCTCGGTGCACTGCAGTCCATGGAGTGCTCCTGTGTGATTGAGGCGCAGGCCGTGCCTCGCAGCATCTCCTGGAGGAGAAGGGCTGGGCCCGCTGAG GATGGAGAGGACTGGGTGGAGGAGCCAATGATCCTGGTGTTGCTCTTGGCAGAGGCATTTGTACCTATGATCTACAATTTCAAACAG AGAACTCTGGGCAGCAccgaggaagggaaggaaacgCTTCAGAGCTTTGTAACTGACATCACGGCAAGGACAGCTGGGAAAGCTGTGTCACTGGTGGTTGTGGATCAGGAGAACTGTTTCAG TGCTCCGAATCCTCCgaggagaaggaaacagggaGTGGCCACCAGAGAACAGgccaaggagaagaggaaggaaagacaaCTAGAGGCCAACACAGCGGCCGGGGTGACCAGGGTAGACATAGAAGAG GCACTGGTGGATCTGCAGCTACACACAGAAGCCCAGGCTCGAATTGTGCAGAGCTGGAAAGAGCTGGCCAACTTTGCATGCACGTTCACAAAGGCTGTGGCTGAAGCACCCTTCAA AAAGCTCCGAGATCAAACTAGtttctccttctgcctggagagTGACTGGGCTGGA GGGGCAAAGGTGGACCGCTGTGGCAGGGGGCTCGCGCTGGTCTGGAAGAGACAGATTCAGCAGCTGAACCGAGTCAGCCTGGAAATGGCCAGTGCTGTTGTGGACACCTATCCCTCCCCGCAGCTCCTGATCCAG GCTTATAAGCGGTGTATTTCTGAGCAAGAACGCCAGAATTTGCTCGCAGACATACAGGTGCGCCGTGGAGAAGGTGTGACAGCCACCTCCCGCCGTATTGGGCCAGAGCTCTCCAGGCGCATCTACCTTCAGATGACAGCTTTGCAGCCAGATCTCTCTTTAGACACTGCAGACTGA